The proteins below come from a single Aegilops tauschii subsp. strangulata cultivar AL8/78 chromosome 6, Aet v6.0, whole genome shotgun sequence genomic window:
- the LOC109785521 gene encoding BTB/POZ and MATH domain-containing protein 1-like — translation MASSGTSGNSSRSAIVADTASGHHFLTIHGYSCTKDLPTGEKISSRRFKVGGHRWRIDYYPNGSGSAVADYVSLSLILDEDVAAGVKAKHCFCLSGEAEKIQAARLTSAPVVTFSSRRSCFFNWYSTFIRREDLQKSKNLKNDSFTVRCDILVVHGYRAQDAAAAAFVSVPPCDLRGDLGMLLQTEKGADVVFEVGGETIAAHRCVLAARSSVFAAELFGPMKEGKAESGIVRVEDMEAEVFKALLRFVYTGSLPEMRKEEEDVTCQHLLVAADRYGMDRLKLICEEKLCEYIDVNTAATILLLSEQHHCEGLKKACFDFLASPANLRATVATDGLQHLSVSCPSLMVKLMAMSLGH, via the coding sequence ATGGCGTCCTCCGGCACCAGCGGGAATTCGTCGAGGTCCGCCATCGTGGCCGACACGGCCAGCGGGCACCACTTCCTCACCATCCACGGCTACTCCTGCACCAAGGACCTTCCCACCGGAGAGAAGATCAGTTCCAGGCGCTTCAAAGTcggcggccaccgctggcgcatCGACTACTACCCCAACGGCTCAGGCTCGGCGGTCGCAGACTACGTATCCCTCTCCCTAATCCTCGACGAAGATGTCGCGGCGGGGGTGAAGGCGAAGCATTGCTTCTGCCTCTCTGGGGAGGCGGAGAAAATTCAAGCGGCGCGGCTGACGTCGGCGCCGGTGGTCACATTCTCGTCCAGGAGGTCTTGCTTCTTCAACTGGTACTCGACCTTCATCAGAAGGGAAGACCTTCAGAAGTCCAAGAATCTAAAGAACGACTCGTTCACCGTCAGGTGTGATATCCTCGTCGTCCATGGTTACCGCGCCcaggacgcggcggcggcggctttcgtcTCCGTGCCCCCGTGCGACCTGCGGGGGGACCTTGGCATGCTCCTCCAGACCGAGAAAGGTGCCGACGTGGTGTTTGAGGTCGGGGGTGAGACCATCGCCGCGCACCGGTGTGTGCTGGCAGCCCGCTCGTCAGTCTTCGCCGCCGAGCTCTTCGGACCAATGAAGGAGGGCAAGGCCGAAAGCGGCATTGTGCGCGTGGAAGACATGGAGGCGGAGGTGTTCAAGGCGCTGCTCCGTTTTGTGTACACCGGCTCATTGCCTGAGATGCGCAAGGAAGAGGAAGATGTCACCTGCCAGCATCTGCTCGTCGCGGCAGACAGGTATGGAATGGACCGGCTGAAGCTGATCTGTGAGGAGAAGCTGTGTGAGTACATTGACGTCAACACCGCAGCGACTATCCTGCTACTATCCGAGCAACACCACTGTGAGGGGTTGAAGAAGGCGTGCTTCGATTTTCTTGCGTCTCCGGCAAATCTGAGGGCCACCGTAGCCACCGACGGCTTACAACATCTTAGCGTGAGCTGCCCGTCTCTTATGGTCAAGCTGATGGCCATGTCCTTGGGGCATTAG
- the LOC141026210 gene encoding uncharacterized protein: protein MAAASPSTAAATSSATSPGDHSSSSTAPAAASSTASSLPFIFGTSPSLINGTSPASGTQFAPLFNAGVPPAPPAPAPHLPIFQDHITNHIQFLLNPADHNYHKWKTFLMVLVRYGVSYLIEHPPPPNASATYLELDAHVVLWIYATLSDTMCDHVISATTTFALWNKIRDYFLANRAARFMILNRKYRNLKQGDLSVSEYARRMKLLTDALADIDRAVTEVDLTTQFLHGLDKRLDTIRVVLGDQDLPFDTVLSRVVLAEESQEHRAAEESASMFALTGGGASGAGSSTGGRAPTDRASAGAPVAPPQPFPHPGRGRGDRDGGDCGGRGRSHGRGRGRDDNSGRGHVAPPLTSPFTGYFAPYGMAIPYPRSDWIPLNAAGVLGPRPGSHAQAYPLLPAMPAPTAPFHQHPSSSWEHAAMLNAAYSNGGFSSAPAPEWYFDSGASSHVTGNQGNLTQSSYSLKHVPSSILVGNGHHLPITATGSTSLPPNDFRLTDVLVSPYVVTSLISVRRFTKTIHAPLNFTLAVFL, encoded by the coding sequence ATGGCCGCGGCCTctccctccaccgccgccgccacgagctccGCCACCTCCCCCGGCGACCACTCGTCCTCTTCGACGGCGCCTGCTGCGGCCTCCTCCACTGCTTCCTCCCTGCCGTTCATCTTCGGCACCTCCCCCTCTCTCATCAACGGCACCTCCCCCGCCTCGGGCACCCAGTTTGCCCCCCTGTTCAACGCCGGCGTTCCCCCTGCTCCTCCGGCGCCCGCTCCCCACCTTCCCATCTTCCAGGATCACATCACCAACCACATCCAGTTCCTCCTCAACCCCGCCGATCACAACTATCACAAATGGAAGACCTTCCTCATGGTTCTCGTCCGCTACGGCGTCTCCTACCTCATCGAACACCCGCCGCCACCCAATGCTTCCGCCACCTACCTCGAGCTCGATGCCCATGTCGTTCTATGGATCTACGCCACCCTTTCGGACACCATGTGTGATCACGTCATCAGCGCCACGACCACTTTTGCCCTCTGGAACAAGATCCGCGACTACTTCCTTGCCAATCGCGCCGCTCGCTTCATGATCCTCAACCGCAAGTACCGCAACCTCAAGCAGGGTGATCTGTCCGTCTCCGAGTACGCTCGCCGGATGAAACTCCTCACTGACGCTCTTGCCGACATCGACCGCGCCGTCACCGAGGTGGATCTCACCACCCAGTTCCTCCACGGCCTCGACAAACGGCTCGACACGATCCGGGTCGTCCTTGGTGATCAGGACCTGCCCTTCGACACCGTCCTCTCTCGGGTCGTCCTGGCCGAGGAATCCCAGGAGCATCGCGCGGCCGAAGAGAGCGCCTCCATGTTCGCTCTGACGGGTGGCGGCGCCTCTGGTGCCGGCTCCAGCACGGGCGGCCGTGCTCCGACGGATCGTGCCTCAGCTGGTGCTCCGGTCGCTCCTCCACAGCCGTTCCCGCACCCTGGCCGTGGACGCGGTGACCGCGATGGTGGTGACTGTGGTGGCCGTGGCCGCAGTCATGGACGCGGTCGTGGGCGTGACGACAACTCTGGACGCGGCCACGTCGCTCCTCCCCTGACGTCGCCCTTCACCGGCTACTTCGCGCCCTATGGGATGGCGATCCCCTACCCGCGCTCCGACTGGATCCCGCTGAATGCGGCCGGCGTTCTTGGTCCGCGCCCCGGATCCCATGCGCAGGCTTATCCGCTCCTCCCCGCCATGCCGGCGCCAACCGCTCCGTTCCACCAGCATCCTTCCTCGTCATGGGAACACGCGGCCATGCTCAACGCCGCCTACAGCAATGGTGgcttctcctccgctcctgcgCCCGAGTGGTACTTCGACAGCGGCGCCTCCTCTCATGTCACTGGCAACCAAGGTAACCTCACCCAGTCTAGTTATTCATTAAAGCACGTTCCTTCTAGCATACTGGTTGGCAATGGGCACCACTTACCCATCACGGCTACTGGCTCCACTTCTCTTCCTCCCAATGATTTTCGCCTTACCGATGTCCTCGTTTCCCCCTATGTTGTCACTAGCTTAATTTCTGTTCGTCGTTTTACTAAGACAATTCATGCTCCGTTGAATTTTACCCTTGCGGTTTTCTTGTGA